The genomic segment CTGCCGGTAGTGCAAAATGGCGTCGGACTGTACACAATTATCACTCCAGTTACCGCGTAGATGGCGGAGCACGCAGCTGCGGATGGCGAGACAGTGATTTTCCTACCTCAAGTGGCGCTCAGCGGAACAGCACGACTACCAGGGACGATAGAGTCTTACCAGGGGCGGAAAGAATCGACAGCCAAAAACTGATGGGGGGTAGGGGATGGCAGAGTCTGGAATCTCGGACAATCACGCGACAAATGGTTCCGAGTGTGGAAAGAAATTTTTCGTTGACgagtggagacagcagaggcgacacaagaaaaggaaacagagatcACACTCTCAGCAGCGAACAATGTGGTAAGGTGGCCCAAGTGTACTTGCAATGCACAGCACCCTGTCAACTCCTGTTGGAGCGAAGAATCTGGGAGGCGGCCCTTGAACCCGCAGGCAAAAGTCGGGAAAAGTGCTTCAGCATGAACGCCAAAAACGAGGATTTCTTGGCGACAGTTTGCTGATTCGTAAGCGGGTTAAGTCGCATGGAGTTGCCGACTGAGGGGGACAGCTGCACAGCCGACTGACTGCTCTACTATTCCGTGAGCCTCCATGTggcatgcgtgcatgcgagGAGGGtcagtctcctctcgcgaCGAGCACACGGGTTGCAAGTGCAAAAGGTGGGAACTTGTGTAGCCCCTACAGGGAAAATCAAAAAGAGATCAACTGGCAGAATCTGCCAAGAAGCAACTGTGGGGTTTTCTCGCGGTGATGATTCGAGGGGGTTGTAAATTCCCATCTCGTAGGTGTACACGGCGGCTagtctctcgtcgtcttATTATGGAGGGGCGGCGGAAGGGACAGGAGCGGGCACAGGACCGGATACGGTTTTGTCGCAGCTACCAGGTGGGACACAGGAATCCTGTATTCTATTACCTTCTTCCGTATCGACCATAATCAGGGCAATCGAACGCCAGAAGATGATCTCCTGTCGCCGCTGCTCCAACAGACTCGTGGCAGTTCGGTTTCACGAAAACAGGGTCTTCTCTACAAGTGTGGTCGTCGGGAAACGTATCCTCCTGGAACGGCTGTGCTTTCAACTGATCCTTAGAAGAACGTGGTCTGCTTGAGGTTGAGTCATTTGTTTGCAGCTCGTACTGTTTCAATCGGTAGCATAGCGTTGTATTCAGTGAGCCCCCGGCAATTCAACCTGTCTACATGACGGACGACACCTGCAGCAGAACATCATAACCTTCGAAGGGTGCTCTTGGCAATTCGCACGGCCTGCATCGGGCACTCATCACGCGTGCCGCAGTGTACTGAGATAACCTGGCCTCCACTGTAGAGGGTTCGCCGTTCCAGCACGCAGTTCTTTAGACGGTCTCGTACAGGAACATCCGCCAGTCACGGAACAGGAGTCATTCTTCACTTGCAATCCAAGCAAGAAACTGCACCAAATCACCTCTTTGTAGGCACGAACTGTGCGACTCCCTATCTACCCACCACATACTCACAGAAAGCACTGCAGATACAACGCGTGTCCAGTAACCTCGGCAAAGTCATGACAGGGAAGGCAGCCTATCAGATTCCGTGAAGGGAGCCGTCTAGTTTGTCTTGAGAAAAAGATCAGCGTGCAACTCATGGGAGTTTGAGTCCGTTGATGGTCATCCTTCATACGCCTGCACCTCGCCAAAAGCGATAACTCTTGTAACTCTCTACTACCTGTGGCACAAGAATTGAGTATGCCAGTGTAGACGAGTGCTTATCTGGACGCCTCATTTTTGCGGACAGCTTCTCACGTTACCAAACCGAAGAGAACATTACCTATTGAAAACGGCTGTTCAATTGATCCGAACCATCTGGAGGCCAGCGATTGTTTCGTCAGAAAATAGTCTGTCAACGTAACCGAATGTCGGAAACACTCATGCGATACTTGGGGCAAGGTTGTGTTGCTGCTGTGAGGCAATTTCAACTCGGGATCTTCGTTTGCTCAACGACAATAGAGTATCACGCAATTGGTGGGCTCCTTTCTGAGTTTTCGTTGAAAAACACAGCGGGCCGGGGACCGAGATCCGTCAAACCAACGGGCTGGGGAAACAACGCAGAAACATATTCTGTGTTCGTTTATCGGTCTCACGGAGGTTCACAGCCATCCCGTTATAAAAATGGCGAGAGCCCGTTTCCAAATTAGTACTATGGCAGGTAATCGTCAGACAATAAGCCATTTGCTAACGCTCTTCAGAAAAGACAGGCGTGTGACACATGGCCAAGATCAACAGACAGCAGGTGAGGCAACCTGGTAGAACAGAAGATACGGTGCTGTCGTCATGGCTTCCTCCACACTGACAAGCCGAACGCAGGAGTCCGACACTCGAACAAACGATGCATTTGACGCCCCTGCGACAGCATCACACAAAATCACGAGATTCTCCGTAGGTCAGACGATGTGGAAGCAAGAATCAGCGTCACGATCGTGATGCATCCACGGAATTCACTCCAGCGGACACGCCGTGTGCCAAGCAGCCTTAGAACACAAATCCTGACGTATACTGAGATCCCCGCGGAAGCTGGGCACAAATCTGGTGGTCGACCGGCAGCAACGGTGATCTAATTTACTACATTCTACCTTCTATTTTCTAGAAATAAGAAATAGTACGGTTCCACAAAGTCACACTGCGTACAGTACCAAGGGGGCAGCTCTAAAAGAGCACATGGAAGCTACATTCGCCTACCCTGCAGCACATTCTGCAATTTGACACCGAAATGTGCCGGCATTCCAAGTAAACTACTAGGGCGATCACCCGACTGATGAAGCATAAATCAGTGGTACAACAGGAGAAGCTGTAATCTTCACATGGAGAAAGTGACATGGCCGGAATGAAGGTTTGGTTGTCTCACCTAGCAAGGTGCTCCGGCGAAACCACGTATCCAGCCTCGCTTTGGTCCACGCGTTGCGAGCATCAAGTGCATCTCTTTGATAATGACTGTCGGGCTTGTCGTACTGCCCAGTATCCTTGCTTTTGGTCATTTCTTCTGATTGGAGATCATCTCCCTCCCTGCCCGCTACGCAAGCACTGTGGAAGCGAACGGTCTCGTCTATACACCTGGAAATACTCTCGGCGACGAGGTCGGGACCTGATTTGAGAACCAGTGGCGCACTTTCCGAATTGGGTCTGCCTGCGCTAGGTGTACTAAGGTGGCTCGACAGCGAATGGCCACTAGCAGTTGGGCGTAtatctttctcctccttaAGCTTGCACAACGCTGGATTTCTATGGTAACCCAAATCAGTCTGCAGTTGAATCCCTTCATTTTCGGCACTTGCACCTGGCGTCCGAACGCCCGAATTCGCACAAAATCCCTCTaggagagaacgaactcCATGTCCCGGTCCGAACGTTCGGGCATCCCAGCGTCGGTAGCAAACGAAGTGCCCAGTTGAAGCAGAGCAACCTGTTGCAGACCAAATGACAGTGAGTAGTCCACATTCTACAATGTAATCTGGTTACACTTATACACGATAAAAAAATAGTTGTTCCCCTCGCGCGGTCAACGTTTTGTATTTGTTCATTTGCTCTTAAACCCATGACGTGTGAACAAGGCTATCCGCATGCTTccaagaagcgaggaaaaaccGACTACCCACATCTACCGAAAAACGATTGCTTGTGACAACGCAATCCACTACCGAAACACACCAATGAAGAGGCACAGCGACTCTTGGACACGAGTAGTTTCGAAACGATAAACAAGACCTATCGCCGAAACTGGATCTTCGCTACTTAACAAGCAGCAGAAACTGCGGCCACCTCCCGCGCCAGTGTTCTGTGGAGAGTTGACAGCGGACGCCCACAAGCGCACCGAAGTACTATCAACTGAAACGTCTTCTAACACTATCAACTTCAGCTGTGAAAAGGAATGTGACAGTGCGGCGTAACATGCGCCGCCCTAACTTACCTAGGTGACTAATGACAGCCCTGAGCTCGTACAGCGGGCCTTTCGACCAAGTGTTCACCTTTTCCTTGTGTAGGCATTCATTTGTCTCACTCCCAACACTCCCAGATTGCCATTTGGCGACTGGCCTAGTTCGCGGTTCGTCGGTGGTTGCAATGTTTGCCATCCCTCGCTCTTTAGATTTCGGACTAAGCGTTCCCGGCTTGCTGTGCGGGGTCTGCGGATAGCTATAGCTGCCGCAATGCAAATAACcatgtcttcttttcgcaTGATCACTCGCAGTCCCGAAAAGTGATGACGCGTCAAAtacaagaggaaaggagcaGCGTCCCAGCTGCTTGTATATTTGCCCATATGGCGTGATGTGTAATGAGCTGAGCTGCAGAACAAATAGCAAAACGTACGATGGCAAACATCCATAAACAGCGTgtcgttgcatgcatccgGAACAAGGTGGTTTACAGAAAACCAAGAAGCAGCAACGCCGTCTATGAGGCAAGTCCGTGTATGCGTACCTCACAGCCGTTGCATGTTGTGTTTTTAGTTGGAAACCATAAAAGCGTTTGCGGGGAAGCCTCGAAACGCATGCTGGCAAAAGCTGTTCTAACGAACCTCAAAGCAAAGCCATTCGCGTACCTGGATAATGAGGACTTGTGGCAACTGCTCAACGCGTTGAACCTTTTCCTTCGGGCGTCGAACTGCGTTCCAGAATCCACCGGCGTAAAGCTTTATGGCGTCGAGCATACCGTCCTCGTCCTTTGCGTTTGTCCCATGGTCCTTGGATATCCCTGATTCATCTGAACTCTGCGGCTGTGACGGTACCTGTAAAGCCGTCAGCGCACCCCGTTCTGGCCCCAAATTTTCCCTCACGATCAAGCCTTCCCGGAGGGCAAAGAACTTTTTCAGCTGCCCGACGACGGCCCAGCGGTGGACGTACCCTTGGAGTAAAGTCGCAGGTAATGTCCACATCGGTGAAAACAAACCCGGGACGCCTAGCTCTGGCGGAAACCGTTTGTCCAAGTCGGACGACACCAGGGAATCTACAGACGCGGTAGCTACCGACTCTGCCGCGCCACAAGCGATCGGCTCGTACACACCGCCCAGCGTGTGTTTTGAACGAGTGGGCGTGAGTTGTTGCACTTGAACACCGGAGGAGTTTGCCAGGGgtttgtcgccttctcggccgTCTCTGGAAGTGTCGAAATCTGCAGGTTCCGCTTTTTCCGGTCGAGAGTATGCATTAAAATGGCGGCGGGCTGCGCCCAAGAAAGGGTCTCTCCGAAGGCGCCACTGAAGCTTTTCCAATGTCGCTACGGCAGAGCAAAGTAGGCATTCTACGCCGTCCACCCGCTGCGGCCCCAACGTAGAACGGAGAAGATCCTGGAGGGAAGGCGGACTCGAGAGAAATTTGCATTCATGGGCAGAACCCAACGACAGctgcaaacagaaaaacgggaCGAGCCGCTCTGGCGCGCAGTAGCCACAAACAAGACACCGAGTGAATTCAGCGATTTCCCCCGAAAAGACTCCTCTCATTTGCGGGCGAGCAAATCGAAGGGCAGTGGCTTTTCTGTGGCGGTCGTTAGGCAGGATTTCCTTCTGTTGCTGAGAAGATATGGAAGGGCCTGAAGTCGAACCCACAACCATTTCGTTGTCGACTCCAGGCCTGACGTCGTGCGTTTGGTGTTTCTTCTGATTTTCTCCCAGCACGTTTTGGCATGCCGTGGTACCGTCTTTCGTGCCCGTATAGAATCGCCTGTTGGGGTTGGTATTTTGAGGTCTTCCGTTCGTCCTCAATGACGTAGTATGGCTGTGAGTTTGCCGTCCTGTTTTGTGCAAGTCCTCTGTTGAGATGTTTGCAATTGCGTCCTCAAGGATGTCTGAGAGCTGGGAGCACAACTGTCCAGCACAGTGACAGTCCTCATCTAATTCCTCCAGAAGCGCTTGAAGGAACTCGTGTGCGTCTTGCTCTTGCATAAACATGTCACTGCCGGAAGCTCCACCGAAATGTCTGACGTCACCTGGAAAACGAGTGTGCGCAGCACGGCATATTTCCCTGTACACTGCAGCGGCCATGCCGTGCTGCGTCACCGTTGTCTTGCTCTGATGGGTCTTCAGAATCTgacgcctttctcgctcCAGAGTGGCCGAGCTTAACCGTGACGCCTCACTTACTCTTGTAAGAATGTTGTGAGTGTCGTCGCACCTGCGGCACTCAGCCCGCCCTTCGCGGAAATTTCGCTTCGCTTCATGCCGTGAAATCTCATCCAGGCTGTCCGGGCAGGCCTCTGCCGTATCCAGGGTCTTGGCGCTCAGGCTGGCCGTTGAACCAAGCGCGCATTCGAGGGTTTGCAGGAGATCAAACAAAGATGAAACGGCACCAGCGGAACGGCCGGAATCCAGTATCCACTCCACCGTTTCGAACCCGCAGCCACCATAGTTGTCAGCAGGCGTCTCGTTATCGTCGCTCTGGATGCTCGCGAGCACACTACGGTCTACAGGCGTTTTCACAGCATTTTGTTCCCGATCAGTCAGAGAGTTAAGGTCCTTATCGTCGCTTTGTGGCTCTTTACACGGACCCACATCGGTGGCGGCGCGTAAGCCTGACAAAGATGGCACATACAGGCCACGGTTGAGATTTAGAAAGCAGGTCAATAGAATGTGCGGAAGCTCACGCGGACTATCGACGAGCTTCCGTCTCAGGGTTTGACCAGAAGGGGATAAATCGCTAGCAAACCTTGACCTTGGAGTCGGATGAAAatctgcagcttctcgttCTTGCACATCCTCGTCGTGGAGGCTACTCACACCAAAATCGCACTGCTTGTTTTGGCACGCTCGCACCGATATCGAATCCAGATACGGAGACGAGTTCGCAGCGCCGAGGTGCTTGCGAAGCAACCTAAGGTATGTGAGCCCATGAAGGAGATCGAGTaggggagacaaagaagccaGGGCTTGAAGAGACGcggcgaggaaacagaatGACGACGGATTGTgcagaggaaggggaagaagacccTTGTCCAGAGCGGCCTGTTGCAACTGCAACTGTCGGGCCCACAACGATATCAGGAACGGTGGAAAAGGCGTCAGCAACCGACACCACCGTTCCTGAACAGTTTCACCGCCTTCCGTTCTCGAGAAAGCAAAATCATGGTTCTCTGAATCCACAAAGAGCTCCTGTGTTACACCGCCATGGTCGCCGTCACCTCCATGTTGCGTTTCCCTCGTGCCAGAGTCATCTAGCAGCGCACAGTTTAATTCCGGTAGCATAGGAGAACAACATCGGATGCGCAGGTGGTCGGTAAGAACCCGGATGCCCCCACAATCTTCTTCAACGTGAAAGGTAGACACCTGTGCTGTGCCAGGAACTTCCAGTCGCTTTTCGAGTATGCTCTGTGGATGCACACACCTTTCGCTGCATTCTAAACCTGTAGAGCATGCGCTGTTCTCGTCAGTGGTAATTTCCGCCGCGTCGTGAGAAAGACCAGCTCCTACATTTGAACCTCCGTAGGGGAACATGCCACATCGCTGTTTACTTTTTTTACCCATTCGAGACTCCATCTTCTTGAACCTTCCCTGAACCCTACCGTAATGCGTATCTCGCCGTCAACTCAGGCGCAGTCCTCCATCCCAGCAGGCTGGAACAGATCCAGCAGCGAAGCAGTGTTCAGACACTACCTCCAGTAGAAGACTCCGCAAGCGGTGGACTTGTTCAGCGCACGAATGTGTCGGCTGACCACCACCATTCCTCAGGGTAGATGGTTAAGCCccaggagaaaaagacaaggtCGAGAGGTGGTTCCACGCATCCAGGGCAAAAATATCGGTTCTGGAGTCGGTTCCGTATTTGAAACACGCGATTTCCACAATGACCAATAATGATACAACACATGCGTAGGCATCGCCGCTCAAGAAAATCAGTCTAGTTGCAATCCGCAGGTGGCACTTCCGCGCGTAGTACAATTGACTGCTCGTGCTTTCGGACGATAGGCActtctttttgttttcttgACCGCACGGTAGCAAGTCGATGCAGCCGTTTGCGAGCCCACACGGTCCACATCCGAAATGCGTCTGAGACGCTGAAGGAATACCAGCCTACTCCTCCAAAATGCGTAGCCATGAGGTCATAATTTCGTGGGGAAACCGGAGCTCTGATATCGGCATCCCGGAAGCTAAGTTAACTCCCCATGTTGCGCCTTTAGTGTCGGGTTTTATAAGTATCATTAGTCAATTCACCTTGGGCTCCTTAAATCTCGCGCATACGTCACGGTGGAAAGAAGATCTCCAAAGTCCAGTGGAGGGTAGAGAATGAAGGAGACGATGATGACTCGTGAATGGGCAAAAATTCTGCCATAAAACGGAAAGAAGTCGCGAAATCTGCTCCA from the Toxoplasma gondii ME49 chromosome IX, whole genome shotgun sequence genome contains:
- a CDS encoding ubiquitin carboxyl-terminal hydrolase (encoded by transcript TGME49_288510), giving the protein MESRMGKKSKQRCGMFPYGGSNVGAGLSHDAAEITTDENSACSTGLECSERCVHPQSILEKRLEVPGTAQVSTFHVEEDCGGIRVLTDHLRIRCCSPMLPELNCALLDDSGTRETQHGGDGDHGGVTQELFVDSENHDFAFSRTEGGETVQERWCRLLTPFPPFLISLWARQLQLQQAALDKGLLPLPLHNPSSFCFLAASLQALASLSPLLDLLHGLTYLRLLRKHLGAANSSPYLDSISVRACQNKQCDFGVSSLHDEDVQEREAADFHPTPRSRFASDLSPSGQTLRRKLVDSPRELPHILLTCFLNLNRGLYVPSLSGLRAATDVGPCKEPQSDDKDLNSLTDREQNAVKTPVDRSVLASIQSDDNETPADNYGGCGFETVEWILDSGRSAGAVSSLFDLLQTLECALGSTASLSAKTLDTAEACPDSLDEISRHEAKRNFREGRAECRRCDDTHNILTRVSEASRLSSATLERERRQILKTHQSKTTVTQHGMAAAVYREICRAAHTRFPGDVRHFGGASGSDMFMQEQDAHEFLQALLEELDEDCHCAGQLCSQLSDILEDAIANISTEDLHKTGRQTHSHTTSLRTNGRPQNTNPNRRFYTGTKDGTTACQNVLGENQKKHQTHDVRPGVDNEMVVGSTSGPSISSQQQKEILPNDRHRKATALRFARPQMRGVFSGEIAEFTRCLVCGYCAPERLVPFFCLQLSLGSAHECKFLSSPPSLQDLLRSTLGPQRVDGVECLLCSAVATLEKLQWRLRRDPFLGAARRHFNAYSRPEKAEPADFDTSRDGREGDKPLANSSGVQVQQLTPTRSKHTLGGVYEPIACGAAESVATASVDSLVSSDLDKRFPPELGVPGLFSPMWTLPATLLQGYVHRWAVVGQLKKFFALREGLIVRENLGPERGALTALQVPSQPQSSDESGISKDHGTNAKDEDGMLDAIKLYAGGFWNAVRRPKEKVQRVEQLPQVLIIQLSSLHITPYGQIYKQLGRCSFPLVFDASSLFGTASDHAKRRHGYLHCGSYSYPQTPHSKPGTLSPKSKERGMANIATTDEPRTRPVAKWQSGSVGSETNECLHKEKVNTWSKGPLYELRAVISHLGCSASTGHFVCYRRWDARTFGPGHGVRSLLEGFCANSGVRTPGASAENEGIQLQTDLGYHRNPALCKLKEEKDIRPTASGHSLSSHLSTPSAGRPNSESAPLVLKSGPDLVAESISRCIDETVRFHSACVAGREGDDLQSEEMTKSKDTGQYDKPDSHYQRDALDARNAWTKARLDTWFRRSTLLGASNASFVRVSDSCVRLVSVEEAMTTAPYLLFYQVASPAVC